The Streptomyces aurantiacus genome includes a region encoding these proteins:
- a CDS encoding acetoacetate--CoA ligase, with protein sequence MTSSNPSPLWQPDRERIDRAQITRFQTWAAEHHGAPAEGGYTALHRWSVDELDTFWEAVTQWFDVRFTAPYARVLADRSMPGAQWFPGATVNYAEHALRAADTRADEPALLYVDETHEPSPVSWSELRRQVGSLAAELRSLGVRPGDRVSGYLPNVPQAVVALLATAAVGGVWTSCAPDFGARSVLDRFQQVEPVVLFTVDGYRYGGKEHDRRDTVAELRRELPTLRAVVHIPLLGTEPPEGALEWSALTSSDVTPLYEEVPFDHPLWVLYSSGTTGLPKAIVQSQGGILVEHLKQLGLHCDLGPEDRFFWYTSTGWMMWNFLVSGLLTGTTIVLYDGSPGYPDTGAQWRIAERTGATLYGTSAAYVMACRKAGVHPSRDLDLSKVQCVATTGSPLPPDGFRWLHDEVRDDLWIASVSGGTDVCSCFAGAVPTLPVHIGELQAPGLGTDLQSWDPSGESLTDEVGELVVTNPMPSMPIRFWNDPDGSRYHDSYFDTYPGVWRHGDWITVTSRGSVVIHGRSDSTLNRQGVRMGSADIYEAVERLPEIRESLVIGVEQPDGGYWMPLFVHLAPGAVLDEALLGRIKQTIREQLSPRHIPDEVIEVPGVPHTLTGKRIEVPVKRLLQGTSLEKAVNPGSVDNLDLLRFYEKLAHERA encoded by the coding sequence ATGACCTCATCGAACCCCTCGCCGCTCTGGCAGCCCGACAGGGAACGCATCGACCGGGCGCAGATCACCCGATTCCAGACCTGGGCGGCCGAGCACCACGGAGCCCCCGCCGAAGGCGGCTACACCGCCCTGCACCGCTGGTCCGTGGACGAACTGGACACGTTCTGGGAAGCCGTCACCCAGTGGTTCGACGTACGGTTCACCGCCCCTTACGCGCGCGTGCTGGCCGACCGCTCCATGCCCGGAGCCCAGTGGTTTCCCGGAGCCACCGTCAACTACGCCGAGCACGCCCTGAGAGCGGCCGACACCCGAGCGGACGAACCGGCCCTCCTGTATGTCGACGAAACCCATGAGCCGAGCCCGGTCAGCTGGTCCGAACTGCGCCGGCAGGTCGGCTCCCTGGCCGCGGAACTCCGCTCCCTCGGCGTTCGACCGGGAGACCGCGTCAGCGGATACCTCCCGAACGTCCCCCAGGCCGTCGTCGCCCTCCTCGCCACCGCGGCCGTGGGCGGAGTGTGGACGTCCTGCGCCCCGGACTTCGGCGCACGCAGCGTCCTCGACCGCTTCCAGCAGGTCGAGCCCGTCGTCCTCTTCACGGTCGACGGCTACCGCTACGGAGGCAAGGAGCACGACCGCCGGGACACCGTCGCCGAACTGCGCCGCGAACTGCCCACCCTGCGCGCCGTCGTCCACATCCCGCTCCTGGGCACCGAGCCCCCCGAAGGCGCCCTGGAATGGTCCGCCCTCACCTCCTCGGACGTAACGCCCCTCTACGAAGAGGTGCCTTTCGACCACCCCCTGTGGGTGCTCTACTCCTCCGGCACGACCGGTCTCCCCAAGGCCATCGTCCAGTCCCAGGGCGGCATCCTCGTCGAGCACCTCAAACAACTCGGCCTGCACTGCGACCTGGGACCCGAGGACCGCTTCTTCTGGTACACGTCCACTGGCTGGATGATGTGGAACTTCCTCGTCTCCGGCCTGCTGACGGGCACCACGATCGTCCTGTACGACGGCAGCCCCGGCTATCCCGACACCGGCGCCCAGTGGCGCATCGCCGAACGCACCGGCGCCACCCTGTACGGCACCTCGGCGGCGTACGTCATGGCCTGCCGCAAGGCGGGCGTACACCCCTCCCGCGACTTGGACCTCTCCAAGGTCCAGTGCGTCGCGACCACCGGCTCGCCCCTGCCGCCCGACGGATTCCGCTGGCTGCACGACGAGGTGCGCGACGACCTGTGGATCGCCTCTGTCAGTGGTGGCACCGACGTGTGTTCCTGCTTCGCGGGAGCGGTCCCCACCCTGCCCGTGCACATCGGTGAACTGCAGGCCCCGGGCCTCGGCACCGACCTCCAGTCCTGGGACCCGAGCGGTGAATCCCTCACCGACGAGGTCGGCGAGCTCGTCGTCACCAACCCCATGCCGTCCATGCCGATCCGCTTCTGGAACGACCCCGATGGCAGCCGCTACCACGACAGCTACTTCGACACGTACCCCGGAGTGTGGCGCCACGGCGACTGGATCACCGTCACCTCCCGCGGCTCCGTCGTCATCCACGGCCGCTCGGACTCCACGCTCAACCGTCAGGGCGTACGCATGGGTTCGGCCGACATCTACGAAGCGGTCGAGCGCCTCCCGGAGATCCGCGAATCCCTTGTCATCGGCGTCGAACAGCCCGACGGCGGCTACTGGATGCCTCTCTTCGTGCACCTCGCTCCAGGAGCCGTGCTCGACGAGGCGCTCCTCGGCCGCATCAAGCAGACCATCCGGGAACAGCTCTCACCGCGCCACATCCCCGACGAGGTCATCGAGGTCCCCGGCGTGCCCCACACCCTGACCGGCAAGCGCATCGAGGTCCCGGTCAAACGCCTCCTTCAGGGCACGTCCCTCGAAAAGGCGGTCAACCCCGGTTCCGTCGACAATCTCGACCTGCTCCGCTTCTACGAGAAACTGGCTCACGAACGCGCCTGA
- the ptsP gene encoding phosphoenolpyruvate--protein phosphotransferase, producing the protein METTLRGVGVSHGVAIGEVRHMGTAVLEPPAKQIPTEDAEREQGRARKAVEAVAADLMARGNLAGGEAQAVLEAQAMMAQDPELMADVERRIAVGSTAERGVYDAFAAYRALLANAGEYLAGRVADLDDVRNRIVARLLGVPMPGVPDSDEPYVLIARDLAPADTALLDPTLVLGFVTEEGGPTSHSAILARALGVPAVVALPGAGELAEGTMIAVDGSTGEIFVDPSAEKRAEMEAAAAARKASLAASTGPGATSDGHKVPLLANIGGPADVPAAVEAGAEGVGLFRTEFLFLDDSKNAPSEEKQVEAYRQVLEAFPEGRVVVRVLDAGADKPLEFLTPADEPNPALGVRGLRSLLDHPDVLRTQLTALAKASEGLPVYLDVMAPMVADRADAKAFADACRAAGLQAKFGAMVEIPSAALRARSILQEVEFLSLGTNDLAQYTFAADRQVGAVSRLQDPWQPALLDLVALSAEAAGAEGKSCGVCGEAASDPLLACVLTGLGVTSLSMGAASIPYVRATLAKYTLAQCERAAAAARACDSAEEARTAAQAVLSGE; encoded by the coding sequence ATGGAGACAACGCTGCGAGGCGTCGGCGTGAGCCACGGTGTGGCGATCGGCGAGGTTCGGCACATGGGGACGGCGGTACTCGAGCCGCCTGCCAAGCAGATACCGACGGAGGACGCGGAGCGCGAGCAGGGGCGTGCCCGCAAGGCCGTCGAGGCCGTGGCGGCCGACCTGATGGCCCGCGGCAATCTGGCGGGCGGCGAGGCCCAGGCAGTTCTCGAGGCCCAGGCCATGATGGCCCAGGACCCCGAGCTCATGGCCGATGTCGAGCGGCGTATCGCGGTCGGCAGCACGGCGGAGCGCGGCGTATATGACGCATTCGCCGCGTATCGCGCTCTTCTCGCGAACGCCGGTGAGTACCTGGCGGGGCGAGTGGCGGACCTCGACGACGTGCGGAACCGTATCGTCGCCCGGCTGCTCGGCGTTCCGATGCCGGGTGTTCCCGACAGTGACGAGCCGTACGTCCTCATTGCCCGTGATCTCGCGCCGGCCGACACGGCTCTGCTGGACCCGACGCTGGTCCTCGGTTTTGTCACCGAGGAGGGCGGGCCGACCAGCCACAGCGCGATCCTGGCGCGAGCTCTCGGCGTACCGGCCGTGGTGGCGCTGCCCGGAGCCGGTGAGCTGGCCGAAGGCACGATGATCGCCGTGGACGGCAGCACCGGCGAGATCTTCGTGGACCCGAGCGCGGAGAAGAGGGCCGAGATGGAGGCCGCCGCGGCTGCGCGCAAGGCGTCGCTCGCGGCGTCGACCGGCCCCGGTGCGACGTCCGACGGTCACAAGGTTCCACTGCTCGCCAACATCGGCGGTCCCGCGGACGTTCCGGCGGCGGTGGAGGCCGGTGCCGAGGGTGTGGGTCTGTTCCGTACCGAGTTCCTCTTCCTCGACGACAGCAAGAACGCGCCGTCGGAGGAGAAGCAGGTCGAGGCGTACCGGCAGGTGCTTGAGGCCTTCCCCGAGGGGCGGGTCGTGGTGCGGGTGCTCGACGCGGGCGCCGACAAGCCGCTGGAATTCCTGACGCCGGCCGACGAGCCGAACCCTGCGCTGGGCGTACGCGGTCTGCGGTCGCTCCTCGACCACCCCGACGTGCTGCGTACGCAACTGACGGCGCTGGCGAAGGCTTCCGAGGGACTGCCTGTCTACCTCGACGTCATGGCGCCGATGGTCGCGGACCGCGCGGACGCCAAGGCGTTCGCCGACGCGTGCCGTGCCGCGGGCCTGCAGGCGAAGTTCGGTGCCATGGTCGAGATTCCGTCGGCCGCCCTGCGGGCGCGATCGATCCTGCAGGAGGTCGAGTTCCTGTCGCTGGGGACCAACGACCTCGCGCAGTACACCTTCGCCGCCGACCGCCAGGTGGGCGCTGTGTCCCGGCTCCAGGATCCGTGGCAGCCCGCGCTGCTCGACCTGGTCGCGCTGTCCGCCGAAGCGGCCGGCGCCGAGGGCAAGAGCTGTGGCGTCTGCGGCGAGGCCGCTTCGGACCCGCTGCTGGCATGTGTGCTGACCGGTCTTGGTGTCACCTCTCTCTCCATGGGCGCGGCGTCGATTCCCTACGTCCGCGCGACGCTGGCCAAGTACACGCTGGCGCAGTGCGAGCGGGCCGCGGCGGCCGCTCGTGCCTGCGACAGCGCCGAGGAAGCGCGCACGGCGGCTCAGGCGGTTCTGTCCGGCGAGTAG